A single genomic interval of candidate division WOR-3 bacterium harbors:
- a CDS encoding ABC transporter ATP-binding protein produces the protein MSALLEIAGLTKAFGGLIAVKDFSLTLEPGALTGLIGPNGAGKTTVFNLITGMIAPSGGSIIFSGRPITGLKPYQIYRLGIGRTFQNIRLFKELSVLDNVRVAYHHRGNASVFDAIVRTPRFYSEEKTVTEKARELLSILGLETREKEMAKNLPYGEQRRLEIARALIAEPKLLLLDEPAAGMNPAEVGRLMDLILFIQERFKVTILLIEHQMKVVMGICRWVVVMDFGELIAQGVPSDVQNNPKVIEAYLGKSGG, from the coding sequence GTGAGTGCGCTACTGGAAATTGCTGGGTTAACCAAGGCATTTGGTGGGCTTATTGCAGTAAAAGACTTTTCACTTACGCTTGAGCCTGGTGCTCTTACCGGATTGATTGGGCCCAATGGGGCGGGAAAGACTACGGTGTTTAACCTAATCACCGGGATGATTGCCCCGAGTGGCGGTTCAATAATCTTTTCAGGCCGTCCGATTACTGGATTGAAGCCTTATCAAATATACCGTTTGGGAATTGGTAGGACATTTCAGAACATCAGATTGTTTAAGGAACTTTCGGTTCTGGATAATGTCCGGGTGGCTTATCACCATCGAGGTAATGCCAGTGTTTTCGATGCGATTGTCCGCACCCCGCGTTTTTACTCCGAGGAAAAAACGGTAACAGAAAAAGCCCGCGAGTTGCTGTCAATCTTAGGACTGGAAACAAGGGAAAAAGAGATGGCGAAAAATCTTCCCTATGGAGAGCAACGGCGGCTGGAAATTGCCCGGGCATTAATTGCCGAGCCAAAGTTACTACTTTTGGACGAACCGGCGGCGGGTATGAACCCCGCAGAGGTTGGTCGATTGATGGATTTGATTCTTTTCATCCAGGAACGATTTAAGGTGACCATACTTCTAATAGAACATCAGATGAAAGTGGTGATGGGTATTTGTCGCTGGGTGGTAGTGATGGATTTTGGCGAATTAATTGCCCAGGGTGTACCTTCTGATGTGCAGAATAATCCTAAGGTTATCGAGGCTTATCTGGGAAAGTCGGGAGGGTAA
- a CDS encoding branched-chain amino acid ABC transporter permease has product MAPENKSRIDPGIVVFLVTLGVFGVLEFLIVSGVINPYVHTILCYAGIVVISALGLNLIYGYTGQFSLGHAAFYGIGAYTAALMTRVISSKGLWVLPVGLIAGALTAGVIAWLIGLPILRLKSDYLGIATLGFGMIINVLLKNSDKVIKSMGGAAGMRGIEKLTTFPWVFLFGLLAVIVIRNLVFSGVGRALISIREDELAAEAVGVNATRYKTLGFVIGCMFAGVAGALYAHLYTYLNPDNFDFLKSIDVLLIVVIGGLGSISGTIIAGAGWAFLLEGLRIILPSAVQEWRMVVYPLILIVIMLFRSSGITGGSEFNFLKPQEYRRR; this is encoded by the coding sequence ATGGCGCCGGAGAATAAATCGAGGATTGACCCCGGTATTGTAGTATTTTTAGTCACGTTAGGAGTGTTTGGGGTTCTGGAGTTTTTGATTGTGTCCGGTGTGATTAATCCTTATGTTCATACAATACTTTGTTATGCTGGTATCGTCGTAATTTCGGCATTAGGGCTGAATTTGATTTACGGATATACCGGACAATTTTCTTTGGGTCACGCTGCCTTTTATGGCATCGGTGCATATACTGCAGCGCTAATGACCCGGGTGATATCCTCAAAAGGTTTATGGGTGCTTCCCGTCGGTTTAATTGCCGGCGCGTTGACGGCGGGAGTTATTGCTTGGTTAATCGGGCTGCCGATTTTACGATTAAAGTCCGATTATCTGGGTATTGCGACGCTGGGTTTTGGTATGATTATCAATGTACTGCTCAAAAACTCCGACAAAGTAATTAAATCAATGGGTGGCGCTGCCGGGATGAGAGGAATTGAAAAATTAACGACATTCCCCTGGGTGTTTCTTTTCGGGTTGCTGGCTGTAATCGTCATCCGTAATCTGGTTTTTTCGGGTGTAGGACGGGCACTGATTTCAATTCGTGAGGATGAATTAGCCGCCGAAGCGGTTGGGGTGAACGCTACGCGCTACAAAACATTGGGGTTTGTCATCGGATGTATGTTCGCCGGTGTTGCGGGAGCACTTTATGCCCATCTCTACACCTACCTCAATCCCGACAATTTCGACTTTTTAAAGTCAATTGATGTGTTGCTGATTGTCGTGATTGGTGGTCTGGGTAGCATATCCGGCACGATTATCGCCGGTGCCGGCTGGGCATTTTTACTCGAAGGTCTCCGGATAATTCTCCCTTCAGCGGTACAGGAGTGGCGAATGGTTGTTTATCCCTTGATTTTAATCGTAATAATGCTCTTCCGCTCCAGTGGGATAACGGGCGGGAGCGAATTCAATTTTCTAAAACCCCAGGAGTATCGCCGACGGTGA
- a CDS encoding SDR family oxidoreductase, translating into MKVGLVAGGAGFIGSHLCDFLLKKGWRVICVDNLITGRKENIAHLINHPRFKFMQKDIVCPFRVSGHIDVIFNLASPASPRDYFAYPLETMAAGAYGTHNLLEIARKKGTIFIHASTSEVYGDPEEHPQSESYQGNVNPIGPRAVYDESKRYAEALIMTYHRIFHLPVRIARIFNTYGPRMKLNDGRVVPNLIYQALNGQPLTIYGTGKQTRSFCYVSDLIAGLYKMIYCPIAEPVNLGNPQEFTIIKFAQLVKKLTGSKSPLVFMPIPPDDPKRRCPDITRAKRLLKWEPKVNLTKGLTMTIKWFKDQMLI; encoded by the coding sequence TTGAAAGTAGGTTTAGTGGCTGGGGGGGCAGGCTTTATCGGCTCCCACCTCTGTGATTTCCTCTTGAAAAAAGGCTGGCGGGTGATATGTGTTGACAACCTTATTACCGGCAGAAAGGAGAACATCGCGCATCTAATAAACCACCCTCGATTCAAGTTTATGCAGAAAGATATCGTATGCCCTTTCCGGGTATCGGGTCATATAGATGTAATCTTTAATTTGGCTTCACCTGCTTCCCCCCGAGACTATTTTGCCTATCCCCTCGAGACAATGGCGGCGGGCGCCTATGGTACACATAATTTACTGGAAATCGCTCGCAAAAAAGGAACGATTTTCATTCACGCCTCCACTTCAGAGGTTTATGGCGACCCCGAAGAACACCCACAATCCGAATCTTACCAAGGAAATGTAAATCCGATAGGCCCCCGTGCTGTTTACGACGAGTCAAAAAGATATGCCGAGGCTTTGATAATGACCTACCATCGAATCTTTCACTTACCGGTACGGATTGCGCGAATCTTCAACACCTATGGACCCCGTATGAAACTAAACGACGGCCGTGTTGTCCCTAACCTAATTTATCAGGCGCTCAATGGCCAACCTCTCACAATCTACGGTACCGGTAAACAAACACGTAGTTTTTGCTATGTGAGTGATTTAATCGCAGGTCTTTACAAGATGATTTATTGTCCGATAGCCGAACCCGTAAATCTTGGCAATCCTCAAGAATTCACGATTATCAAATTTGCCCAGCTGGTAAAAAAACTTACCGGTTCAAAAAGTCCTCTGGTATTTATGCCTATTCCTCCCGATGACCCCAAACGACGCTGTCCTGATATAACCCGGGCAAAAAGACTTCTCAAGTGGGAACCAAAAGTCAATTTGACAAAGGGATTAACAATGACAATAAAATGGTTTAAAGACCAAATGCTAATTTAG
- a CDS encoding UDP-glucose/GDP-mannose dehydrogenase family protein: MKIAMIGTGYVGLTSGACLAKIGHKVVCVDSDVDKIDLLKRGEMPIYEPGLKEIVADAIRENRLSFVTDIKRAVLESEVCFIAVGTPPLENGEPDLTYVERVVRDIAASMDGYRLIVEKSTVPVQTGKWIKKTVERYNRANIPFDVASNPEFLREGSAVHDFLHPDRIVIGVETTRARDILTEIYRPINAPIIVTDIESAELIKHASNAFLAMKISFANALAVICEASGADVRLVVDGMGMDKRIGRAFLDAGVGYGGFCFPKDLRAFIRIAEELGYDFQLLKEVEKINQETKQRFVRKIRKALWNLKGKNIGILGLAFKPNTDDMRFAPSIDIINALIAEGARIRAYDPQAMKNARKILPDIDYCNNALEVAVDADLLAVITEWEEFKNLDLKEIKEKMRLPIICDGRNIFDPDAVRKQGFTYIGMGRGRD, from the coding sequence ATGAAAATTGCGATGATTGGGACGGGTTATGTGGGACTTACTTCCGGCGCCTGTCTTGCAAAAATTGGTCATAAAGTAGTTTGCGTCGATAGTGATGTTGACAAAATTGACCTGCTGAAACGCGGTGAAATGCCCATTTATGAACCAGGGTTGAAAGAAATCGTTGCTGATGCTATCCGGGAAAACCGTTTAAGTTTTGTAACAGACATTAAGAGAGCGGTTCTGGAAAGTGAGGTGTGTTTTATTGCCGTGGGTACGCCACCTCTGGAAAATGGTGAACCCGATTTGACTTATGTGGAAAGGGTTGTGCGCGATATCGCCGCCAGTATGGATGGTTACCGTTTAATCGTCGAAAAGTCTACCGTCCCCGTCCAAACAGGAAAGTGGATAAAAAAAACAGTTGAACGTTACAACCGTGCTAACATTCCCTTCGATGTTGCCAGTAACCCAGAATTTTTACGCGAAGGCTCTGCCGTCCACGATTTCTTACATCCCGACCGTATTGTCATCGGGGTAGAAACTACCCGAGCGCGGGACATACTGACAGAAATATACCGTCCGATTAACGCACCCATAATTGTTACTGACATTGAATCAGCGGAATTAATCAAACATGCTTCGAATGCTTTTCTGGCTATGAAAATTTCTTTTGCAAACGCCTTAGCGGTTATCTGCGAAGCATCAGGTGCTGATGTTCGTCTGGTTGTCGATGGAATGGGCATGGACAAAAGAATCGGACGGGCATTTCTCGACGCTGGTGTTGGTTATGGTGGCTTTTGCTTCCCAAAAGATTTAAGGGCTTTTATCCGTATTGCCGAAGAGCTGGGTTATGATTTTCAGCTGTTAAAAGAAGTCGAGAAAATTAATCAAGAGACCAAACAAAGGTTTGTCCGTAAAATCCGTAAAGCACTGTGGAATCTAAAAGGGAAAAACATCGGGATTCTGGGCTTGGCTTTTAAACCCAATACCGATGATATGCGATTTGCACCTTCAATCGATATTATCAACGCACTAATCGCCGAAGGTGCGAGGATTCGGGCCTATGACCCCCAAGCGATGAAAAATGCCCGAAAAATCCTGCCCGATATTGATTATTGCAACAACGCCCTTGAAGTCGCGGTTGATGCTGACCTTCTGGCCGTTATAACCGAATGGGAAGAATTTAAGAACCTTGACCTTAAAGAGATAAAGGAAAAAATGCGTTTACCCATCATCTGTGATGGCAGAAATATCTTCGACCCGGATGCCGTAAGAAAACAAGGATTCACCTATATCGGAATGGGAAGGGGTCGGGATTGA
- a CDS encoding branched-chain amino acid ABC transporter permease translates to MTYFLQQLINGLQLGFVYALIALGYTMVYGIVRLINFAHGDVFMVGAYLGFFALTSWRLPFPLAIITAMVGCALLGVFIERLAYKPLRRAPRISSLITAIGVSLFLEYFTSLKFVFGPYFRAYPRPFAIRTYNLGGVTVSNIQIIVFGVAILLMAALTLFVNRTKTGMAMRAVSFDRDAAALMGINVDNIISITFGIGAALAGAGGVLYGIAYPQINPFMGIMPGLKAFVAAVLGGIGIIPGAMLGAVIMGIVEKLTEVYISSTLRDAAAFAILIIVLLVRPTGIMGKREQEKV, encoded by the coding sequence TTGACTTATTTTCTTCAACAGTTAATTAACGGCTTACAACTTGGCTTTGTGTATGCCCTGATTGCACTGGGCTATACCATGGTTTATGGAATTGTCCGTTTAATTAACTTTGCCCATGGCGATGTTTTTATGGTGGGTGCCTATTTGGGTTTCTTCGCACTGACCAGCTGGCGTTTGCCTTTTCCCCTTGCAATAATCACGGCGATGGTTGGTTGCGCTCTGTTGGGGGTTTTTATTGAACGGCTGGCATATAAACCATTACGGCGGGCACCCAGAATCTCTTCCTTGATTACTGCGATTGGGGTGTCGCTTTTCCTCGAGTATTTTACCAGTTTGAAGTTTGTGTTCGGACCTTATTTTCGAGCGTATCCGCGCCCATTCGCAATCAGAACTTATAATCTGGGGGGCGTTACGGTTTCAAACATCCAAATCATCGTTTTCGGTGTGGCAATTTTATTGATGGCGGCTTTAACACTGTTCGTTAACCGCACAAAAACTGGTATGGCAATGCGGGCTGTTTCTTTTGACCGGGATGCAGCAGCGTTGATGGGAATAAATGTTGACAATATTATCTCAATTACTTTCGGTATTGGTGCGGCACTTGCCGGCGCGGGTGGTGTGCTCTATGGTATTGCCTATCCGCAGATTAATCCGTTTATGGGAATTATGCCCGGATTAAAGGCATTTGTTGCGGCGGTGTTAGGTGGAATTGGCATTATTCCGGGGGCGATGTTGGGCGCAGTGATTATGGGTATCGTAGAAAAGTTAACCGAGGTTTACATTTCTTCAACTTTGAGAGATGCCGCAGCATTTGCAATATTGATTATTGTTCTTCTGGTTCGTCCTACAGGCATAATGGGAAAGCGAGAACAGGAAAAGGTGTAA
- a CDS encoding ABC transporter ATP-binding protein has protein sequence MLEVQDLVVDYGAIRALRGISFSVGEGEIVTLIGANGAGKTTTLKTISGLQKPSTGKIVFLGKRIDGLSGHQIAKLGVVHVPEGRRPFADMTVRENLLLGAFNRPRSEIDKSFERVFKSFPRLKERLNQRAGTLSGGELQMLAMGRGLMAKPKLLMLDEPSMGLSPILVQEIFSIIQEINRQGTAILLVEQNAYMALQIAHRAYVLETGQIVLEGKADELRNAPEVKAAYLGE, from the coding sequence TTGCTGGAAGTGCAGGATTTAGTTGTGGACTATGGAGCAATTCGGGCATTACGGGGGATATCTTTTAGTGTTGGAGAAGGGGAAATTGTTACTCTCATTGGGGCAAATGGGGCGGGGAAGACAACAACATTAAAGACAATTTCTGGATTGCAAAAGCCATCGACCGGAAAGATTGTATTTTTGGGCAAGAGAATTGATGGATTAAGTGGGCACCAAATCGCAAAATTAGGTGTCGTTCATGTTCCAGAGGGCCGCCGGCCATTTGCTGATATGACAGTGCGAGAAAATCTACTTCTCGGTGCTTTCAATCGCCCCCGTTCTGAAATTGATAAATCTTTTGAACGGGTTTTCAAATCTTTCCCGAGATTAAAAGAGCGGCTTAACCAACGTGCCGGAACGCTTTCGGGAGGCGAATTACAGATGCTTGCGATGGGCCGGGGCTTGATGGCGAAGCCAAAATTGTTGATGCTCGACGAACCTTCAATGGGGCTCTCGCCGATTCTCGTTCAGGAGATTTTTTCTATAATCCAAGAGATTAATCGCCAGGGGACAGCGATACTACTTGTGGAACAGAATGCGTACATGGCGCTTCAGATTGCCCATCGGGCATATGTTCTGGAAACAGGACAGATTGTTCTTGAAGGCAAAGCGGATGAACTGCGAAATGCACCTGAAGTCAAAGCCGCATATCTCGGTGAATGA